In Simplicispira sp. 125, one DNA window encodes the following:
- a CDS encoding MFS transporter — protein sequence MKIENPSASAAQAHEDPNQFALLRQRRFAPFFWTQFSGAANDNLFKFAFTVMVTYQISVSWMQPAMAGLVIGALFILPFLLFSATSGQLADKYDKKRLIRFVKRLEIGIMALAAWGFFSANVPILLGCTFLMGLHSTLFGPVKFAYMPQVLTERELTGGNGMVEMGTFVAILLGNVAGGLIIAVPEIGAHHVGLACVGMALVGRVVAEFIPSLPATDPHLKINWNPVTETWRNLQLARENTVVFRSLLGISWMWFFGAVFLSQFPSLAKEVLHGNEQVASLLLVVFSIGIGIGSLLCEVLSRRHVEIGLVPLGAMGMSTFSIDLYFAARGLPPAEIMGLAAFMDQGAHWRIMLDLALLSLFAGLYSVPMYALIQMRAQPTHRARIIAANNILNALFMIASSLIVGALLGAGFTVPQIFLFTGLANAVVAAYIFLLVPEYLLRFVAWVLSRLVYRFRVQGDENLPVQGAAILACNHVSFVDAVLLMAASPRPIYFVMDHRIFRVPVLGALFRLAKAIPIASYKEDPATYEAAFERAAQVLREGDLLAIFPEGGITRDGQLQPFKGGIVKILDRARADGLDVPVIPMALTNLWGSYFSRVERGSAMVRPFRRGMFSRVGLNVGAPMAPAEAQPELLQTRVARLLEA from the coding sequence ATGAAGATCGAAAACCCCTCCGCCAGTGCTGCGCAGGCGCACGAGGACCCCAACCAGTTCGCCCTGCTGCGCCAGCGCCGTTTTGCGCCGTTCTTCTGGACGCAGTTCTCTGGTGCGGCCAATGACAACCTGTTCAAGTTTGCCTTCACGGTGATGGTGACCTACCAGATCAGCGTGTCGTGGATGCAGCCGGCCATGGCCGGACTGGTGATTGGCGCACTGTTCATCCTGCCGTTTCTGCTGTTCTCGGCCACCAGCGGTCAGCTGGCCGACAAGTACGACAAGAAGCGGCTGATCCGCTTCGTCAAGCGGCTGGAGATCGGCATCATGGCGCTGGCCGCGTGGGGGTTTTTCTCGGCCAACGTACCCATCCTGCTGGGCTGCACCTTTCTGATGGGGCTGCACTCCACGCTGTTTGGCCCCGTCAAGTTCGCCTACATGCCCCAGGTGCTGACCGAGCGCGAGCTGACGGGCGGCAACGGCATGGTGGAGATGGGTACTTTTGTGGCCATTTTGCTGGGCAATGTGGCAGGCGGCCTCATCATCGCCGTGCCAGAGATCGGCGCGCACCATGTGGGCCTGGCCTGTGTCGGCATGGCCCTCGTGGGGCGTGTGGTGGCCGAGTTTATTCCCTCGCTGCCAGCGACAGACCCGCACCTGAAGATCAACTGGAACCCGGTCACGGAGACCTGGCGCAACCTCCAGCTGGCACGCGAAAACACCGTGGTGTTTCGCTCGCTGCTGGGCATCAGCTGGATGTGGTTTTTTGGCGCGGTGTTTCTATCGCAATTTCCCAGCCTGGCCAAAGAGGTGCTGCACGGCAATGAGCAGGTCGCTTCACTCCTGCTGGTGGTGTTTTCGATCGGCATCGGCATCGGCTCGCTGCTGTGCGAGGTGCTCTCGCGCCGCCATGTGGAGATTGGCCTGGTGCCGCTGGGGGCGATGGGCATGAGCACTTTTTCCATTGATCTGTATTTCGCTGCCCGGGGTCTGCCCCCGGCCGAGATCATGGGCCTGGCGGCCTTTATGGACCAGGGTGCGCACTGGCGCATCATGCTCGACCTGGCGCTGCTGAGCCTGTTCGCCGGCCTGTACAGCGTGCCCATGTACGCGCTCATCCAGATGCGCGCCCAGCCCACGCACCGCGCGCGCATCATTGCGGCCAACAACATCCTGAACGCGCTGTTCATGATCGCCAGTTCGCTCATCGTCGGGGCTTTGCTGGGCGCGGGCTTTACGGTGCCGCAAATTTTCCTGTTCACCGGCCTGGCCAATGCCGTGGTGGCGGCCTACATCTTCTTGCTGGTGCCCGAATACCTGCTGCGTTTCGTGGCCTGGGTGCTCTCGCGTCTGGTGTACCGGTTCAGGGTGCAGGGTGACGAAAACCTGCCGGTGCAAGGCGCGGCCATTCTGGCCTGCAACCATGTGAGTTTTGTCGATGCCGTGCTGCTCATGGCGGCCAGCCCCCGGCCCATCTACTTCGTGATGGACCACCGCATCTTCCGCGTGCCGGTGCTGGGTGCGCTTTTCCGGCTGGCCAAGGCCATTCCGATCGCGTCCTACAAGGAAGACCCGGCCACTTACGAAGCTGCGTTTGAGCGGGCCGCGCAGGTGTTGCGCGAAGGAGATTTGCTGGCGATCTTCCCCGAGGGTGGCATCACGCGCGACGGGCAGTTGCAGCCGTTCAAGGGCGGCATCGTCAAGATCCTGGACCGCGCGCGGGCCGACGGGCTGGATGTGCCCGTGATCCCCATGGCGCTGACCAATCTGTGGGGTTCGTACTTCAGCCGCGTCGAGCGCGGGAGCGCCATGGTGCGACCCTTCCGCCGCGGCATGTTCAGCCGCGTGGGTCTGAACGTGGGCGCGCCCATGGCTCCGGCCGAGGCGCAGCCCGAACTGCTACAGACCCGCGTGGCGCGGCTGCTGGAGGCGTGA
- a CDS encoding helix-turn-helix transcriptional regulator: MSTTADLVTALKKELKSAQMTYADLARQLGMAESSVKRMLAKGDMPLSRIDTICRALALDFADLARRVADAQPLLKELTHDQEKAVVADKKLLLMAICVLSQWTLEQVTSAYRLTEAEVIRYLVQLDRIGIIELRPLNRYRLKLAKTFRWRPHGPVMNYFREHALLDYFAGGFDGTGEGVLLVHGNISRSLAPAFMERMQRVAQDFAQQHLADQKLPEHEREGYTLLLALRSWEFEAFAQMRR; the protein is encoded by the coding sequence ATGAGCACCACCGCCGACCTCGTGACCGCCCTGAAGAAGGAACTCAAATCCGCCCAGATGACCTATGCCGACCTCGCGCGGCAGTTGGGCATGGCCGAATCGAGCGTCAAGCGCATGCTGGCCAAAGGCGACATGCCGCTCTCGCGCATCGACACCATCTGCCGCGCCCTGGCGCTGGACTTTGCCGACCTCGCCCGGCGCGTGGCCGACGCGCAACCCTTGCTCAAGGAGCTGACGCACGACCAGGAGAAGGCCGTGGTGGCCGACAAGAAACTGCTGCTCATGGCCATCTGCGTACTGAGCCAGTGGACGCTGGAGCAGGTGACCAGCGCCTACCGGCTGACCGAGGCCGAGGTCATCCGCTACCTGGTGCAGCTCGACCGGATCGGCATCATCGAGTTGCGCCCCCTGAACCGCTACCGCCTGAAGCTGGCCAAGACCTTCCGCTGGCGCCCCCACGGGCCAGTGATGAACTATTTCCGCGAGCACGCTTTGCTGGACTACTTTGCAGGGGGGTTTGACGGCACAGGCGAAGGTGTGCTGCTGGTGCATGGCAACATCAGCCGCTCCCTGGCTCCTGCCTTCATGGAACGCATGCAGCGCGTGGCCCAGGACTTTGCCCAACAACACCTGGCCGACCAGAAATTGCCTGAGCACGAACGTGAGGGCTACACGCTTTTGCTGGCGCTGCGCAGTTGGGAGTTCGAGGCCTTTGCCCAGATGCGGCGTTGA
- a CDS encoding YXWGXW repeat-containing protein: MARIALAAASIALLSLCALAPTAQAATSATIVIQTAPPPVHYEAAPRARRGMVWVPGHWEWRHDRYRWIDGYWLKARPGYRYNAPQWRERGGRWYMEPGRWDRDGDGIPNRYDRTPDGRQPHYNAPPHRPPHSRGAPPHRRDSDGDGVSNRHDRQPNNPYRQ; this comes from the coding sequence ATGGCACGCATCGCCCTCGCCGCCGCAAGCATCGCCCTGCTGTCACTGTGCGCCCTGGCGCCCACCGCGCAGGCGGCCACCTCGGCCACCATCGTCATCCAGACAGCCCCACCCCCCGTGCACTACGAGGCCGCGCCCCGGGCTCGGCGCGGCATGGTCTGGGTACCGGGCCACTGGGAATGGCGCCACGACCGCTACCGCTGGATCGACGGCTACTGGCTCAAAGCCCGCCCTGGTTACCGTTACAACGCCCCCCAGTGGCGCGAGCGCGGTGGGCGTTGGTATATGGAGCCCGGCCGCTGGGACCGTGACGGTGACGGCATTCCCAACCGCTACGACCGGACACCTGACGGTCGCCAGCCCCATTACAACGCCCCCCCGCACCGGCCCCCACACAGCCGCGGCGCCCCACCCCACCGCCGTGACAGCGACGGCGATGGCGTTTCCAACCGGCACGACCGCCAACCCAACAATCCGTACCGCCAATAA